A genomic stretch from Sebastes fasciatus isolate fSebFas1 chromosome 23, fSebFas1.pri, whole genome shotgun sequence includes:
- the LOC141761560 gene encoding tetraspanin-9: protein MARGCICCVKYMLFLFNLLFWLGGCGLLGVGVWLSVSQGSFATLSPSFPSFSAANLIITLGTVVMVTGFLGCLGAIKENKCLLLSFFIVLLIILLAELILLILFFVYTDKVSENARRDLKEGLVLYNTDNNAGLRDAWNTIQGEWKCCGVINHNDWYTALHDNVVPDRCCQHIYPGCGRNATNTFWTRGCYEKVEEWLDDNKHLLGTIAMCVLVIQLLGMAFSMTLYQQIHRAGKKYEA from the exons ATGGCTCGTGGTTGCATCTGCTGCGTTAAATACATGCTCTTCCTCTTCAACCTGCTCTTCTGG ctggGTGGGTGTGGACTGTTGGGTGTTGGCGTGTGGTTGTCGGTGTCTCAGGGCAGCTTTGCGACCCTATCGCCCTCCTTCCCGTCGTTCTCCGCCGCCAACCTCATCATCACCCTCGGTACCGTCGTCATGGTGACGGGTTTCCTGGGTTGCCTGGGGGCCATCAAGGAGAACAAGTGCCTGCTGCTGAGT TTTTTCATCGTTCTGTTGATCATCCTCTTGGCCGaactcatcctcctcatcctgttCTTTGTCTACACCGACAAG GTGAGCGAAAATGCCAGAAGGGACCTGAAAGAAGGGCTGGTGCTGTACAACACGGACAACAACGCTGGACTGAGGGATGCATGGAACACCATACAGGGAGAG TGGAAATGTTGTGGAGTGATCAACCACAATGACTGGTACACCGCCCTGCATGACAACGTGGTGCCTGACCGCTGCTGCCAGCACATTTACCCGGGCTGTGGACGCAACGCCACAAACACCTTCTGGACACGG GGTTGCTATGAGAAGGTAGAGGAGTGGCTGGATGACAACAAACACCTTCTGGGAACCATCGCCATGTGTGTGCTGGTCATACAG